In the Methanococcus maripaludis genome, one interval contains:
- the rplJ gene encoding 50S ribosomal protein L16, which translates to MALRPARCYRTTERRSYTRKEYVRAVPQPKVVHYVMGNSSVEFPVEVQLISKSDILIRHNALESSRIAGNKYILRECGRTGYLFNIRVYPHEILRENKMAAGAGADRISDGMRLSFGKAVGTAAKVKKGQEIITIGVNPEKFYAAKEALRRCSMKLPTACKIVVTKGQDLIRD; encoded by the coding sequence ATGGCACTAAGACCAGCAAGATGTTACAGAACCACAGAAAGAAGATCATACACAAGAAAAGAGTACGTAAGAGCAGTACCACAACCAAAAGTTGTTCACTACGTTATGGGAAACTCAAGTGTTGAATTCCCTGTAGAAGTACAGCTTATATCAAAATCAGACATCTTGATAAGACACAACGCTTTGGAATCCTCAAGGATTGCCGGTAACAAATACATCTTAAGAGAATGCGGTAGAACTGGATACTTATTCAACATCAGAGTTTACCCACACGAAATTTTAAGAGAAAACAAAATGGCTGCAGGAGCAGGTGCGGACAGGATTTCCGATGGAATGAGATTATCATTCGGTAAAGCTGTTGGAACAGCTGCAAAAGTTAAAAAAGGACAGGAAATCATCACAATCGGTGTAAACCCTGAAAAATTCTACGCTGCAAAAGAAGCATTAAGAAGATGTTCAATGAAATTGCCAACAGCATGTAAAATCGTTGTAACAAAAGGACAAGACTTAATTAGAGATTAA
- the dnaG gene encoding DNA primase DnaG: MDLGTTKYIIYTELIADGYVEKHDVIGAIFGQTEGLLSNELDLRDLQKSGRIGRIDVDLENINGKSFAKITLPSSLDKVETSILAATLETIDRVGPCFATVKITEVEDIRVSKRQYITNRARSILRKLMDEMIDTYEITEEIKESLRTEEIMEFGPENLPCGPNVVHSDSIIVVEGRADVLTLLRCGIKNTVAVEGTSVPKSIMELTKKKTTTAFTDGDRGGELILKELLQTCDIDYVARAPYGKEVEGTSKKEIMKCLRAKVPVEQIVGNNCNNSCNVSEVINSNSPEEIVESVTPKYFEKVETPVTEPVFDDNVVEEETVIVEPVKKTETEIIDVDAANESQVDKKFSGVKEIVDSIKNTGNVKFVVDGTEKTNTFKEFLTNIHEIKKMDFFAADMPISQKIVDLLYDKTPIIVGKEINVTKKPVNLRLFSFDEIVA; this comes from the coding sequence ATGGATTTAGGAACTACCAAATATATCATATATACCGAACTCATTGCAGACGGTTATGTCGAAAAACATGATGTAATCGGCGCAATTTTTGGTCAAACCGAAGGATTGTTGAGTAATGAACTCGATTTGAGGGATTTGCAAAAAAGTGGTCGAATCGGAAGAATCGATGTTGACCTTGAAAATATCAATGGAAAATCCTTTGCTAAAATAACGTTGCCTTCAAGCCTTGACAAGGTTGAAACATCAATACTTGCAGCAACTCTTGAAACGATTGACAGAGTTGGCCCCTGTTTTGCCACGGTTAAAATAACCGAAGTTGAAGATATTCGAGTCTCAAAAAGACAGTATATCACAAACCGAGCTAGATCTATTTTAAGAAAATTAATGGACGAAATGATTGACACCTACGAAATAACGGAAGAAATCAAAGAGTCATTAAGGACCGAAGAAATTATGGAGTTTGGACCGGAAAACCTTCCTTGTGGTCCAAATGTAGTCCATTCTGATTCAATTATTGTTGTTGAAGGAAGAGCCGATGTTTTAACTCTTTTAAGATGTGGAATTAAAAATACCGTAGCTGTTGAAGGAACCTCAGTTCCAAAATCAATTATGGAATTGACAAAGAAAAAAACAACTACTGCTTTTACCGACGGTGACAGGGGCGGAGAATTGATTTTAAAAGAACTCCTCCAAACTTGCGATATAGACTACGTTGCAAGAGCGCCATATGGTAAAGAAGTTGAAGGAACGTCTAAAAAAGAAATAATGAAATGTTTGAGGGCGAAAGTTCCGGTTGAACAGATCGTTGGAAATAACTGCAATAATTCATGTAATGTTTCTGAAGTTATCAATTCGAATTCTCCAGAAGAAATTGTTGAATCGGTAACTCCAAAATATTTTGAAAAAGTAGAAACACCGGTTACGGAACCTGTTTTTGATGACAATGTGGTTGAAGAAGAAACCGTTATTGTAGAACCTGTGAAAAAAACTGAAACTGAAATTATCGATGTTGATGCCGCAAACGAAAGTCAGGTAGATAAAAAATTCAGTGGTGTTAAGGAAATAGTCGATAGCATTAAAAATACAGGCAACGTTAAGTTTGTTGTTGATGGAACCGAAAAAACAAACACGTTTAAAGAATTTCTAACAAATATCCATGAAATCAAAAAAATGGACTTTTTTGCAGCAGATATGCCAATAAGCCAGAAGATAGTGGATTTACTTTATGACAAGACCCCTATAATTGTTGGAAAAGAAATAAATGTTACTAAAAAACCCGTAAACCTTCGATTATTTTCATTTGACGAAATTGTTGCTTAA
- a CDS encoding DEAD/DEAH box helicase: MIIVRKLKKKKEEIQFVDLTDERAYYGIIRPANNRITLYKCREEKAGNVNPVQPSKLLNFVRSNKVFLSTDEESLKLEEFLKQNNIKYGYIDLCPFCIIKGKFSEITDKYKIYNSETCLECAIDEVKHEVAVNEEFIEKLLRRFKDANKVIELFKSKNPLKNPELTKYDVLTGNVDDEIKNYTIDELEIPDFLKEIIKNRGIDELLPVQTLSVKAGLLKNDNLLITSATSSGKTLIGELAGIKNISEKKGKFLFLVPLVALANQKYVEFKERYENEGYSVSLRVGMGRLSENKGGDINSSIDSDIIIGTYEGIDYLIRSGKLKDVGTVVIDEVHSMNMDERGARLDGLIGRLRYLFNCQMIYLSATVGNPEELASKLGSKLVLYNGRPVPLERHLIFTKNDYGKLNLVNDIVKQEFSSKSKYGFRGQSLIFTFSRKRAEYISNYLNTKGIKSDYYHGGMEYSKRRTVEDNFLKQKTMCVVTTAALAAGVDFAASTVVLESLAMGGDWLNPSEFQQMCGRAGRKGMHDKGKVYSLVEIGKKYHAKMENSEDEISFKLLNSEPEEVSLEYSEDEEFEQVLANVCAIKNYRSKVTIPDVSKVPVLGKNLGLNYVLDSLSNFHMLELQNKNINTTRYGYATSVSFLYPKDAEKIRKNLHKDPIDLVVSISPFENVYIPANLKNKITKTTNTNIPTRFTDAFEVIKENFEKIKDKTLRDEILPWLIEFDEMIEEDIINYNSKKVLNLRIIKKTPLQISKVIHDVLKLQTYSGDIYSYLETAINTLDAVERIGNIYNKKIAKESAILKKKMENPYKN; encoded by the coding sequence ATGATTATTGTGAGAAAATTAAAGAAAAAGAAAGAAGAGATCCAATTTGTTGATTTAACCGACGAAAGAGCGTATTATGGTATAATAAGACCTGCAAATAATAGGATTACACTTTACAAATGTAGGGAAGAAAAAGCAGGAAATGTAAACCCAGTGCAGCCCTCAAAATTATTAAATTTCGTTAGATCAAATAAAGTCTTTTTAAGTACTGACGAAGAATCGTTAAAATTAGAAGAATTCCTCAAACAAAACAATATTAAATACGGCTACATCGATTTATGCCCTTTTTGCATTATTAAAGGGAAATTTAGCGAGATTACGGATAAATACAAAATATACAACAGCGAGACCTGTCTTGAATGTGCAATTGATGAAGTGAAACATGAAGTCGCCGTTAACGAAGAGTTTATCGAAAAATTACTTAGAAGATTTAAAGATGCGAATAAAGTAATTGAACTTTTCAAGTCTAAAAACCCGCTTAAAAATCCAGAACTTACGAAATACGATGTTTTAACTGGAAATGTTGATGACGAAATTAAAAATTATACAATTGATGAACTTGAAATTCCCGACTTTTTAAAAGAAATAATTAAAAATAGGGGAATTGACGAATTACTCCCAGTTCAGACTCTTTCTGTAAAAGCAGGGCTTTTAAAAAATGATAATTTGTTAATTACTTCTGCGACGTCTTCTGGAAAAACTTTGATTGGGGAACTTGCAGGAATTAAAAATATATCTGAAAAAAAGGGTAAATTTTTATTTTTAGTACCTTTGGTTGCACTTGCAAATCAAAAGTACGTTGAATTTAAAGAACGATATGAAAACGAAGGATATTCAGTATCGTTAAGAGTTGGAATGGGAAGGCTCTCAGAAAATAAAGGGGGCGATATCAATTCAAGTATCGATTCTGATATCATAATTGGAACTTACGAAGGAATAGATTATTTGATAAGATCGGGTAAATTAAAAGATGTTGGAACGGTTGTAATTGATGAAGTCCACTCTATGAATATGGATGAACGAGGTGCGCGTCTTGACGGCCTTATTGGAAGATTGAGGTACTTATTCAACTGCCAGATGATATACCTCTCTGCAACTGTTGGAAATCCTGAAGAATTAGCATCAAAATTAGGATCAAAACTTGTGTTATACAATGGAAGACCAGTTCCACTCGAAAGACACTTAATTTTCACAAAAAATGATTACGGGAAATTAAATCTTGTAAATGATATTGTTAAACAGGAATTTAGCTCAAAATCAAAATACGGGTTTAGGGGCCAGAGTTTAATATTTACATTTTCAAGAAAAAGGGCAGAATATATCTCAAATTATCTAAATACTAAAGGAATAAAGTCAGATTATTACCACGGCGGAATGGAATACTCAAAAAGGCGAACTGTTGAAGATAATTTTTTAAAACAGAAAACGATGTGTGTGGTAACTACCGCAGCACTTGCAGCAGGTGTTGATTTTGCAGCTTCAACAGTAGTTTTAGAAAGCCTTGCAATGGGTGGAGACTGGCTAAACCCTTCAGAATTCCAGCAAATGTGTGGTAGGGCCGGAAGAAAGGGGATGCACGATAAGGGAAAAGTTTACAGCCTTGTTGAAATCGGCAAAAAATATCACGCTAAAATGGAAAATTCAGAAGATGAAATTTCGTTTAAATTATTAAATTCAGAACCTGAAGAAGTTTCTTTAGAATACAGCGAAGATGAAGAATTTGAACAGGTTTTGGCAAACGTTTGTGCCATTAAAAACTACAGAAGTAAGGTTACGATTCCCGATGTTTCAAAAGTTCCAGTTCTTGGAAAAAATTTGGGTTTAAATTATGTTTTAGATTCGCTTTCAAATTTCCATATGCTTGAATTACAAAATAAAAACATAAATACAACTCGATACGGATATGCAACTTCAGTTTCATTTTTGTATCCAAAAGATGCTGAAAAAATAAGGAAAAATTTACACAAAGACCCTATTGATTTGGTGGTGTCCATTTCACCGTTTGAAAACGTTTATATCCCAGCAAACTTGAAAAATAAAATCACAAAAACCACGAACACAAACATTCCAACAAGATTTACGGATGCTTTCGAAGTAATAAAAGAAAATTTTGAAAAAATAAAAGATAAGACCTTAAGAGATGAAATACTGCCATGGCTGATAGAATTTGATGAAATGATTGAAGAAGATATTATCAATTACAATTCCAAAAAAGTTCTTAATTTGAGAATAATCAAAAAAACACCGCTTCAAATATCAAAAGTCATTCATGACGTATTAAAACTTCAAACATACAGTGGAGATATCTATTCATACCTTGAAACTGCAATAAATACGCTTGATGCAGTTGAAAGAATTGGTAATATTTACAATAAAAAAATAGCAAAAGAATCTGCAATATTAAAGAAAAAAATGGAAAATCCGTATAAAAATTAA
- a CDS encoding UPF0058 family protein, whose translation MHKDELIQLHQLLVYMRKDLARKFGIELEESFKEYDELNIRPHHIHRTKSEHTFAIFLLSGTIGKILSEKGNVPRSVASRLSDTGEKLSKEIARKKR comes from the coding sequence ATGCATAAGGATGAACTCATCCAATTACACCAACTCTTAGTTTACATGAGAAAAGATTTGGCTAGAAAATTTGGAATCGAACTTGAAGAATCATTTAAAGAATATGATGAATTAAATATAAGGCCCCACCATATCCACAGGACCAAATCAGAACACACTTTTGCTATTTTTTTATTATCTGGAACAATTGGAAAGATACTGTCTGAAAAGGGCAATGTTCCTAGAAGTGTTGCGAGCAGGTTGAGCGATACCGGCGAAAAATTAAGTAAAGAAATTGCTAGAAAAAAACGATAA
- a CDS encoding glycoside hydrolase family 57 protein, whose product MLLSLNFEVHQPNRLRKSVNSNSGDLWNRYVDVELNKEIFNKVADKCYIPSNMIMLELIDNYDIEISYSITGVFLEQALEFNEEVVELFRDLAKTGNVEFLGETYHHSLSSLFEEHDEFKEDILEHKKLIKELFGYKTTTFRNTELIFNNKIAETIKEMGFNGMFTEGTNRILDWRSPNYVYSSLSGLNVLLRNYNLSDDIGFRFSSRDWKEYPLMADKYANWLSNTPGDCINLYMDYETFGEHQWYDTGIFEFLRHLPKELDNHNHIEYATPSEIFELCKSKDTIDVFEFSTLSWADSERDISAWLGSKMQQLSFQKLKEIRGYLNQYLQQFDEKERKELIEYKIYKNMQTSDNFYYMCTKGFNDMDVHSYFSHFSTPYDAYAAYLDTYYDFKNHLVLKLLSTYFK is encoded by the coding sequence GTGTTGCTGTCTCTTAATTTCGAGGTCCATCAACCGAACAGGCTTAGAAAATCTGTAAATTCAAACAGTGGGGATCTTTGGAACCGCTATGTCGACGTAGAATTAAACAAGGAAATTTTCAATAAAGTGGCAGATAAGTGCTACATCCCATCAAATATGATAATGCTTGAATTAATCGATAATTATGATATCGAGATATCTTACAGCATTACGGGTGTTTTTTTAGAGCAGGCTCTCGAATTTAATGAAGAAGTCGTTGAATTATTCAGAGATTTAGCAAAAACTGGAAATGTGGAATTTTTAGGTGAAACTTACCACCATTCATTATCGAGTCTTTTTGAAGAACACGACGAATTTAAAGAAGATATTCTCGAACATAAAAAACTGATAAAAGAACTTTTTGGATACAAAACAACGACTTTTAGAAATACCGAACTGATTTTTAACAACAAAATTGCGGAAACGATTAAAGAAATGGGATTTAACGGAATGTTTACCGAAGGCACTAACCGTATTTTAGACTGGAGGTCGCCAAATTACGTTTACAGCTCATTAAGTGGATTAAATGTACTTCTTAGAAATTACAATTTAAGCGATGATATAGGATTTAGATTTTCTTCGAGAGACTGGAAAGAATACCCGTTAATGGCTGATAAATATGCAAACTGGCTTTCAAATACTCCTGGAGATTGTATAAATTTATACATGGATTATGAAACGTTTGGAGAGCACCAGTGGTATGATACCGGAATTTTTGAATTTTTAAGGCACCTTCCAAAAGAACTGGATAACCACAACCACATCGAATATGCAACGCCTTCTGAAATTTTTGAATTATGCAAATCAAAAGATACTATCGATGTTTTTGAATTTTCAACCCTTTCATGGGCAGATTCAGAAAGAGACATTAGTGCATGGCTTGGAAGTAAAATGCAGCAGTTATCATTCCAGAAATTAAAAGAAATAAGAGGATATCTAAACCAGTACTTACAGCAATTTGATGAAAAAGAGCGAAAAGAGTTAATAGAATATAAAATCTATAAGAACATGCAGACTAGTGATAATTTTTACTATATGTGCACAAAAGGTTTTAATGACATGGATGTACACTCTTATTTCAGTCATTTTTCAACGCCGTATGATGCATATGCAGCATATTTAGACACATATTATGATTTTAAGAATCATCTAGTTTTAAAATTACTTTCAACATATTTCAAGTAA
- a CDS encoding UbiD family decarboxylase yields MVKNLVNSVEKVVFEKSTKKFGVSRILKENDDKPVFIKDVNGYPVIGNLCTRDVIANSLGIEKEDLMKHMVESIDNEKKGELIVDESLEKLYINDDLEKIHEYPIPTYYGKDAGPYLTSGVVIVKDKDEGVNASIHRILVRPDGNLAIRMVEQRHLHYIYNKNIGNGEVDCAIVIGVHPAVLLAASTSGDVSFNELKYASALMKKPLNLVKCKTVDLEVPEAEFIIEAKITAEMVDEGPFVDITGTYDVIRKQPLIKITALRRKEEAIFHALLPGGSEHKILMGLPQEPRMYKGIRNTVPSLKNVALTQGGCCWLNAVVSIDKKTEGDGKNAILAALAAHPSLKHVTVVDGDINIYDANDVEYAVATRVQSDKDIIIISGAKGSSLDPSADHKNKLTAKMGIDATMSLLKGKEEFIRAEIPENDE; encoded by the coding sequence ATGGTAAAAAACCTCGTAAATTCTGTTGAAAAAGTTGTTTTTGAAAAATCTACCAAAAAATTTGGGGTTTCAAGAATTTTAAAAGAAAATGACGATAAACCAGTTTTCATAAAAGATGTAAACGGATATCCAGTCATTGGAAATTTATGCACTAGAGACGTTATTGCAAACAGTTTAGGGATTGAAAAAGAAGATTTAATGAAACATATGGTTGAATCAATCGATAATGAGAAAAAGGGAGAATTAATTGTCGATGAAAGTTTAGAAAAACTCTATATTAATGATGATTTAGAAAAAATTCACGAATACCCAATTCCAACATACTATGGAAAAGACGCTGGGCCTTATTTAACTTCAGGAGTAGTTATCGTAAAAGATAAAGATGAAGGGGTAAACGCATCAATTCATAGGATTTTAGTTAGGCCTGATGGCAATTTAGCAATTAGAATGGTTGAACAAAGACACCTTCACTATATTTACAACAAAAATATTGGAAATGGCGAAGTAGACTGTGCAATTGTTATTGGAGTTCATCCTGCGGTCTTACTTGCGGCTTCAACCTCGGGAGATGTTTCATTTAACGAATTAAAGTACGCTTCAGCATTAATGAAAAAACCATTAAATTTAGTAAAATGTAAAACAGTCGATTTAGAAGTTCCAGAAGCAGAATTTATAATCGAAGCAAAAATAACAGCAGAAATGGTTGATGAAGGGCCATTTGTAGACATTACTGGAACATACGACGTTATAAGAAAGCAGCCATTGATCAAAATAACCGCACTTAGAAGAAAAGAAGAGGCAATATTCCACGCATTACTTCCAGGGGGAAGTGAACACAAAATCTTGATGGGACTTCCACAAGAACCTAGAATGTATAAGGGAATAAGAAACACTGTTCCATCACTTAAAAATGTTGCTTTAACACAAGGGGGATGCTGCTGGTTAAATGCTGTTGTTTCGATTGATAAAAAAACAGAAGGGGACGGTAAAAACGCAATCCTTGCAGCACTTGCAGCACACCCTAGTTTAAAACACGTAACTGTTGTAGATGGCGACATTAACATTTACGATGCAAATGACGTAGAATATGCTGTTGCTACAAGAGTTCAAAGTGATAAAGACATTATTATCATTTCTGGAGCTAAAGGATCGTCTTTGGATCCGTCAGCAGACCATAAAAATAAACTAACAGCAAAAATGGGAATTGATGCTACAATGAGTTTATTAAAAGGAAAAGAAGAATTTATTAGGGCAGAAATTCCCGAAAATGATGAATAA
- a CDS encoding DUF2334 domain-containing protein: METLILFTLILILSANFSRYSFEDNSNEIEEDLFEPIILIHDVSPVYLEDLKEIDEVISKYGYSKRTYLFLIVNHANDNPLKENQNFVKYIRYLQTKGYNVELHGYDHIEREFDCNYSIASEKIEKSLEILNTYKFDEISCILPPRYGISEDSKKAMLNNGFSIIIGQYAFEMNNNSVYTYNITNKEYTWYLEENNTKNQLNLAEEEYLESEYKYFLSIHPKAVNYGGGIEFLNEFLNFTKEENRFNSEDPMDVYMYFGIKKIDFS; encoded by the coding sequence ATGGAAACCCTGATTCTTTTTACCTTAATTTTAATTTTATCGGCAAATTTTTCTAGATACTCTTTTGAAGACAATTCTAACGAAATCGAAGAAGATCTTTTTGAACCAATAATCTTAATTCATGATGTTAGCCCGGTTTATTTAGAAGATTTAAAAGAAATTGATGAAGTAATCAGTAAATATGGTTATTCTAAAAGAACGTACCTTTTTTTGATAGTAAACCATGCAAATGACAACCCATTAAAAGAAAATCAAAATTTCGTTAAATACATTAGATATCTTCAAACAAAAGGGTACAACGTTGAATTACACGGTTATGACCACATTGAAAGAGAATTTGACTGCAATTATTCCATCGCGAGTGAAAAAATAGAGAAATCGCTTGAAATATTAAATACTTACAAATTTGATGAAATATCCTGTATTCTTCCGCCAAGATATGGAATTTCCGAAGATTCAAAAAAAGCAATGCTTAACAATGGTTTTTCAATAATTATTGGACAATATGCCTTTGAAATGAATAACAATAGTGTTTATACATACAATATTACAAACAAGGAATATACCTGGTATCTCGAAGAAAATAATACTAAAAATCAATTGAATTTGGCTGAAGAAGAGTATTTGGAGTCAGAATATAAATATTTCCTTTCGATACACCCAAAAGCTGTAAATTATGGCGGGGGCATTGAATTCTTGAATGAATTCTTGAATTTCACAAAAGAAGAAAACAGGTTTAATTCTGAGGATCCAATGGACGTTTATATGTATTTTGGAATTAAAAAAATAGATTTTAGTTAA
- a CDS encoding glycoside hydrolase family 15 protein: MVGIIGNGNILAKIDDSGSIEYMFYPSLGYEKHIFDASFAIFNHGLKWAWDNNWDINQSYVKDTNILRTTYECNEFLMESRDYIPISHNIIIKQISISNKTDETQDLKLFFYENLRMGEIPKENTVQFIKDHQTILKYDGTYSTCIGSDKKIDSYQCGVRSSDKSALLDIANGLLKEYSSSSGLITDSAISWNLKLLPGQKQSVSVYIIINQYNGDYQKLMEIMDSIKVVIDNHEDFYQLTNSYWKNLLETTISKLSANELNRVMMCEDLCKRSFLTLLLLCDRGGGIMASPSLYPDYRHVWCRDGGYIAVALSLCGQSSIVEKYFEWCRKTQNEDGSWVQSYYINGIPRLTAIQIDQVGTTLWAALIHYRKSDNEKFLKKNWAMIKKAADYLSNVAVTLYPSYDLWEEKYGVFTYTLGSVYGGLKSAIEIAKILEENSESIEKWQNASEFLKEEVVEKIYLNDKNRFLKALHPKDEALDSSILGISFPFNLVNADDPKMVATADQIESAFNYKVGGIGRYPEDVYFGGNPWIINTLWLYMYYEMLVYTLSKNKSIKKEILENYREKCSELFDWACKYTFSGLMPEQIHKDLGVPISAMPLGWSHAMFIIAIHGDFDILIP, encoded by the coding sequence ATGGTTGGAATTATTGGGAATGGAAATATCCTCGCAAAGATAGATGATTCAGGTTCTATCGAATACATGTTTTACCCGAGCCTCGGCTATGAAAAACACATTTTTGACGCTTCTTTTGCAATTTTCAATCACGGCCTCAAGTGGGCATGGGATAACAACTGGGATATCAACCAGAGTTACGTAAAAGATACGAATATTTTGAGAACTACTTACGAATGCAACGAGTTTTTAATGGAATCAAGGGATTATATTCCAATTTCACACAATATTATTATAAAGCAGATTTCAATTTCGAATAAAACCGATGAAACTCAGGATTTAAAGCTATTTTTTTATGAAAATTTACGAATGGGGGAAATTCCAAAAGAAAACACGGTTCAATTTATTAAAGACCACCAGACGATACTAAAATATGATGGAACTTATTCTACGTGTATTGGAAGTGATAAAAAAATCGATTCTTACCAGTGTGGGGTTCGTTCATCCGATAAAAGTGCATTACTCGATATAGCAAATGGACTTTTAAAAGAATATTCTAGTTCTTCAGGCCTTATAACTGATAGTGCCATTTCGTGGAATTTAAAATTACTTCCCGGTCAAAAACAGTCCGTTTCCGTTTACATAATTATAAATCAGTACAATGGAGATTACCAAAAATTAATGGAAATCATGGATTCAATCAAGGTTGTTATAGATAACCACGAAGATTTTTACCAGCTTACAAATTCTTACTGGAAAAATTTACTAGAAACAACGATCAGTAAACTCAGTGCAAATGAATTAAATCGGGTTATGATGTGCGAAGATCTGTGTAAAAGATCGTTTCTTACATTATTACTGTTATGTGATCGAGGTGGAGGAATAATGGCATCACCGTCGTTATATCCTGATTACAGGCATGTCTGGTGCAGGGATGGTGGTTACATCGCAGTAGCACTTTCTCTCTGTGGTCAATCCAGTATCGTTGAAAAATATTTTGAATGGTGCAGAAAAACCCAAAATGAGGATGGTTCTTGGGTTCAGAGTTACTATATCAATGGAATTCCCCGATTAACTGCAATACAAATTGATCAGGTCGGAACTACGCTTTGGGCAGCTTTAATTCATTACCGAAAGAGCGATAATGAGAAATTTTTAAAGAAAAATTGGGCAATGATAAAAAAAGCAGCAGATTATCTTTCAAATGTGGCAGTAACTCTTTATCCAAGCTATGACTTGTGGGAAGAGAAATATGGTGTTTTTACATACACGTTGGGTTCAGTTTATGGCGGATTGAAATCAGCAATAGAAATTGCAAAAATTTTGGAAGAGAATAGTGAATCTATTGAAAAATGGCAAAATGCAAGCGAATTTTTAAAAGAAGAAGTTGTTGAAAAAATATATTTAAATGATAAAAATCGCTTTTTAAAGGCACTTCATCCAAAAGACGAAGCTTTGGATTCAAGTATACTTGGGATAAGTTTTCCATTTAATTTAGTAAATGCAGACGACCCAAAAATGGTTGCAACAGCAGATCAGATAGAGTCCGCATTTAATTATAAAGTTGGGGGAATTGGAAGATACCCTGAAGACGTTTATTTCGGCGGAAATCCTTGGATTATAAATACATTATGGCTTTACATGTATTACGAAATGCTTGTTTACACCCTCTCAAAAAATAAATCGATTAAAAAAGAGATTTTAGAAAATTACCGTGAGAAATGTTCAGAATTATTTGATTGGGCGTGCAAATATACATTCAGTGGTTTGATGCCTGAGCAGATACACAAAGATTTAGGGGTTCCAATTTCTGCAATGCCGTTAGGATGGTCGCATGCAATGTTTATAATTGCAATTCACGGAGATTTTGACATATTGATTCCATAA
- the engB gene encoding GTP-binding protein EngB, translating into MQYENTNNENNTSGTQDIQKFKKYIRTEKKADERPKVIVMGRSNVGKSTFVKLVTGKNVRVGKKPGVTLKISEYDMGTYILVDLPGFGFMEGIEKKAQEKIKDQIIDYVENNKDTIAASIHILDAKSFIDIVERWDNKGEVPIDLEMADFLEELELNPIFVVNKMDKIKNSEWDNHLDRVSETLGFLPPWRQWLDNFVPAITRDNYGIDGIKHRINKRINGFKKSKK; encoded by the coding sequence ATGCAGTACGAAAACACGAACAATGAAAATAACACTAGTGGCACACAAGATATTCAAAAATTTAAAAAATATATTCGAACCGAAAAGAAAGCTGATGAGCGACCGAAAGTAATTGTGATGGGCCGTTCAAATGTCGGAAAATCTACTTTTGTAAAACTCGTAACTGGAAAGAATGTACGGGTGGGAAAAAAGCCCGGAGTTACACTAAAAATTAGTGAATACGATATGGGAACGTATATTTTGGTAGATCTTCCAGGTTTTGGTTTCATGGAAGGAATAGAAAAAAAAGCGCAGGAAAAAATTAAAGATCAGATAATAGACTATGTCGAAAACAATAAAGATACAATTGCTGCATCAATTCATATATTGGATGCTAAATCTTTCATCGATATCGTTGAGAGATGGGATAACAAAGGGGAAGTTCCAATTGATCTCGAAATGGCTGATTTTTTGGAAGAACTTGAATTAAACCCGATATTTGTTGTAAATAAAATGGATAAAATAAAAAATTCCGAATGGGATAACCACCTTGACAGAGTTTCCGAAACACTCGGATTTTTACCACCTTGGAGACAGTGGCTTGATAATTTTGTTCCAGCGATAACGAGGGATAATTACGGAATTGATGGAATAAAACACAGAATAAATAAAAGAATAAATGGCTTTAAAAAATCAAAGAAGTAA